DNA from Asticcacaulis sp. ZE23SCel15:
GGCGACCGAAGAGGAACTGCAGGCCTACATCACCCGCATCGAAGAGGCTGAAAAGCGCGATCACCGCAAGCTGGGTCGCGCCATGAACCTGTTCCACATGCAGGAAGAAGGTCGTGGCATGGTGTTTTGGCACCCCAAGGGCTGGATGCTGTACCGCACGCTTGAGGCCTATATGCGCCGCCGTCTGGATGTGGCCGGCTATACCGAGGTCAAGACGCCGCAGGTGCTGGATCGCACCTTCTGGGAAAATTCCGGTCACTGGGACAAGTACCGCGCCAATATGTTCGTCTGTGAGACGGTCGAGGGCGAAACCCTGTCGCTCAAGCCGATGAACTGCCCCGGCCATGTGCAAATCTTCAAGGTTGGCTTGAGGTCGTACAAAGAACTGCCGATGCGTATGGCTGAGTTTGGCGCTTGCCACCGCTATGAGCCGTCAGGCTCGCTGCACGGCCTGATGCGGGTGCGGGCCTTTACGCAGGATGATGCCCATATCTTCTGCCGCGAAGACCAGATCGTCGAAGAAACCGAAAAGTTTGTGCGCCTGACGAAGATGATCCATTCGGATCTCGGCATGGAAACCGCCTATATCAATCTGGCGACGCGTCCGGAAGTGCGGGCCGGTTCCGATGAGTTCTGGGATAAGGCCGAGGGCATGTTGCTGGAGGCGGCGCGTAAGGCGGGCGTCGAGCCGGTCATCGCCGAAGGTGACGGGGCGTTTTATGCGCCCAAGCTCGACTTTATTGTCAAGGATGCTATCGGCCGCGAATGGACCTGCGGCACCTTGCAGCTTGATTACGTCCTGCCCGAACGCCTTGATGCCGAATATGTGGCAGAGGACGGTTCGCGTCAAAGACCGGTCATGCTTCATCGCGCGATCTTGGGATCGTTCGAGCGCTTTATCGGCATCATGATTGAAAACTTTGCCGGTAAGTTCCCGCTGTGGCTGGCGCCGGTGCAGATTGTGGTGGCCCCGATCACGTCCGATGCTAATGACTACGCGGAAAGTGTCGCCGCCAAGTACCGGGCGGCGGGTCTGCGGGTCGAAACCGACCTGCGCAATGAAAAGATCAACTATAAGATCCGCGAACATTCGCTGGCCAAGGTGCCGGTGATTGCCGTGGTCGGCCGCAAGGAAGCCGAAACCGGTGAGGTGGCCTTACGGCACCTGGGCTCGGATGGTCAGACGATCCTGAGTGTTGAGGCGTCCGTGGCGCAATTATCAGCGGATGCCACCCCGCCGGATTTGAAACAGGCTTAACCGTGGATATGGCCGCGCCTTCATCATCGCCCGTGATTGCTGCACCGCCCTCCGGCGTCAGTGTGATTATGGTTGCCTATCACACGGGGAAAATCCTGTTTGACAGCATCCGTGACGTGCTGCGCGACGGAGCGGTGGCAGAGCTGATACTGGTCGATAACGGCTCCACACCAGAAGTTGAGCGACAACTTCAGGCGCTGGCCCGCGCCGATAATCGCGTGACCTTGCTTCAGGGCCACGGCAATATCGGCTTTGGCCGGGCGGTTAATCTGGGGGCGAAATCGGCCCGTCAGCCGTGGCTGGTGATCCTCAACCCGGATGCGTCCCTCAAAGGCGGCACAGTGGACAAACTGGTGGCGGCAGCGGTTGGCCAGCCACGCCCCTGCATCGTCGGTGCGCGGGTGCTCAATACTGACGGCAGCGAACAGCGCGGGGCGCGGCGCGGCGAAGTCACGCCGGTGACGACGCTGGTGTCCCTGTTGCGGCTTGAGCGGTTCGTGCAGGGCCTCGAAGGGTTCGAACTGCATCACCACGATAAACCTTTACCTGATGCGCCAATGGCCGTGCCGACCATATCGGGGGCCTGTTTTGCGATTTCAAAGGCCGATTTTGATAAACTGGGCGGCTTTGATCCTGAATTTTTCCTGCATGTCGAAGATGTCGATCTGTGCTGGCGGGCGCGCAAAATGGGCGGGATCGTCCTGTTTCACCCCCATGCCGAGGTCGTCCACGAAGGCCATACCTCCCACGTCGCCCCGACCTTTGTGGAGTGGAATAAGGGCAAGGGCTTGGTGTACTTCTTCAATAAACGCGCGGATACGGTGTGGCGTAAGCTCTATGTCTGGGCTTTGGGGCCGCTGATCCTTATGGTGTCGCTGCTGCGTTCGGCCCTGCGTCCGCGCATGAAGCCCGAAGAGTAATCACAAAAGTAATTACTGCTTGCGGAACAGGGTGATCGCGACCTCATTGCCGTTGGAATAGTTGTGGCCGTGTACGGTGGTGATAGCGCGCACCTTAAGGTTATTTTTCGCCATTTCCGCCTCGAACGCTTTCAGGTGCTCGGCTTCGACAAAGATCGGACGGCCCTGTTCAACCACGGCGACCGCCTGCTGAGCATTATCCAGCAAGGCGGTTTTGGTGCCCATCGCAAACACAAAGCTCGGCTCGGCGTAACCCAGCGTCGCCACCGGGCCGGGGATAAGGCCAAGGCGTGGGTCGGTTCGGGTCTCGATCAGTGTGTTTTCGAGATTAACCGACATCCACAGCGGCTTGAGCTGAGAGGCCAGCGTAATCAGCCCCAGATGCCCGCCGACCCCGCCTAAGAACAGGCACAACAGCCCCGCGGCCTTGTGATTTTTCCACAGGAAGAACCCGCCAACTGCGGCAATCAGCAGGGCCGAGGCCACCGTCAGCGTCACCGCCGTGAGTGCTACCGTCGGATGCGCGCCGGTGCCAAATTCGGTCAGGGCCGTAACGGCGATCCATGAGATGACCACACCGGCAAACAACCCCAGCGCCATATTCATGATCTTCGCCCATCGCTTATGCACCATGCCGATTGACACCGCCGCCAGCAGGGCCAGACCGCCATAGGTCGGCAGGGGATAGTGGATCAACTTGGTGGGGGAGATTTCAAAAATAATAAACGCGGGCAGGAACCAGCAGATGGCAAAGCGGATGGCGGGTTCGATACGGCGCGAGATCGCCGCCTGCAAGGCCCCGCCGAGCAGGAATGTGCCGGGGAAAAACATCAGCGGCAACATCAGGGTATGGGTGCCGGGCCAGGCGAAATGGCCCTCAGATCCGCTGACCAGCTTGGGCGCCAGATCGTCACCGATAGCCGTGCCCCAAAAAGCACCGTCGGTGGCGATGGTGATAGCAATGGCCCACGGCCCGACTAGCAGTACGGTGAGGGCGACGCCCCAACTCCAGCCCAGATGACGGAACCAGTCCACATTGCCTTTTGTGGCATCGCCTTTGGCAGCCTGTTTGTCCCACGCAATCAGGGTGAAGGCCGTGGCCAGAAAGATCATTGGCCCGATCGGCCCCTTTATAAGAATGGATGCGGCAAAGGCCAGCCAGAAGGTCAGACGCAAGTGACCAAGCTTAAGACGCGCCTTCGGATCGGCGTTGGCAGGGCGGTTACGGTAGGCGACATAGATCTGCGCCAGCGCGGCCATAAACAGGGTCACAAACCCGCACAGGACGGCATCGGTCTTGGCGATAAAGGCCTCGGTCGACAGCAGCAAGGAAATACCGAGGATTAGTCCGGCTTTGAGGCCGCGCCGGTTATCAAATAAGGCGCCGCCGCCCCAGGCCAGCGAAAACGCCGCAAGGGCCGCCCCCAGCAGAGACGGCCAGCGATAGGCCAGAATCTCACGCGCCCCGACCTCAGACGTTAAGGACACGCTGGCCGCTTGCAGCCAGTGGATGCCGACGGGCTTTTTGTGGCGCGGGCCGTCCTGATAGTTGATGTTGATGAAGTCGCGGCTTTCCAGCATCTGGCTCGACGCCTGCACAAAGCGCGATTCGTCACGATCGAGCGGCGGAATGATCAGGGCGCAGGGCAGGCCGACCAGAAACGCCACCAGCGCTGCCAGAAGCGGCCCGCGCAAGCCTTGGGTTGCGGCAGCAATGAGTTTGGACGACATGAAAACACTCGCGGCAGATCAAAAATATGGGCGGCAAACTATTGTAGACGCACAGAAAATCCAGCGAAAAAGGACACGATTCGCTAAGGTTGCCACTATTTACCGAATAAGCTTAAAATGTTAAGCACCAGAATCAAAGCCTTAATCTGGCCCTGTCGCGGGCCGTGCCGTGGTTTAACGGTCAGGAATTAAGGCGCGCAGCGATCCGAAAGAGTCCTTATGCCTTTAGCCGTTTCCGTCGTCGTGGCCGTCCAGAATGAAGAGGGCGCGGTCGCCGATGTGGTGAGAGAGCTGAAGTCGGTATTCGATGAAGGCCTTGGGGCCGATGGCTTTGAGCTGATTTTCGTCGATGATAAGTCATCGGACGGTACGGTGGCCCAACTGCGCGAACTGCAAAAAACTGTGCCTAATCTGCGGGTTGTGCTGCACGAAAAGAATGTCGGTAAATCGGGCGGTGTGCGCACCGGTATCATAAGTGCCCGCACCAATATCATCGCCATGATGGACGGTGACGGCCAGAACCCGGCGGCGGATGTCCTGCGCACGGCGATGAAACTGCTGAATGCCGGGCCGGATGTGGGACTGGTGGCCGGTGAGCGTAAGCGGCGTCAGGACACGGCCTCGAAAAAATGGGCGTCACGCTGGGCCAATGGCATCCGTAAGCGCATGTTGAATGACGGGGCCGAAGATACCGGCTGCGGCATCAAGGCGATCCGTCGCGATGTCTTCCTGCGCTTACCCTATTTCGACAACATGCACCGCTATATCCCGGCCCTCGTCAACCGTGAGGGGTATAAAACCCTTTTTGAGACGGTTGAGGATCGCCTCAGAACCACAGGTCATTCTAAATATACCAATATCGGCAGATTATGGGTTGCCTTATCCGATCTTCCGGGTGTCATGTGGCTAAACCGGCGTTACCGTCATCCGGGAAGCACAACTGAACTATAAAATTGACGCGAGGGGCGCAATGTCTGGTCAGCCTGGTGAAAAACCGATATTAACCATGTCAGCCGTTGCTTCAGGAGGAAAACGTATGTCCGGTGCGCCGACGCCCAGCCAGCCCAGTATGTGGACCGCGTTTCCTTTACTTGTTATCCCGGTTGTTGCTTACAATCTGATTGCCTTTTTTTCGATGTTTGGGGGTTCGGCCGATGCGGCCTATAACTACCTGCACGGGGTATGGTTTAGCGTGCCCATGCCGGCGCCAGGTTCGACCTGGAAGGTCGGGGTAGGCGATGTGATTACCCTGATCGGCCTGATCATGCTGTTTTTCGAGCTGCTGAAATCGACCTCATCGGACAAGGTGGCGATCATCAACCATGCTTTGTCGATGGTGCTGTTTATTGTCTGTCTGGTGCAGTTTCTGCTGCTTAAGCCGTTTGCCACGTCAGTGTTTTTTATGCTGACGGCTATGACGCTGCTGGATGTGCTGGCGGGCTTTATCGTCACGACTATCTCGGCGCGGCGTGACTTTGAATTCTAATCCAAACTGTTTTGGATTCAGCCGAAAAACGTGAAAATCGTCGCGACGATCAGTACGTCAAAAGTCTTAGTCAGTAAGGGATAAAGGGCCTGCACAGTATCGTCTCCGCTCGTTTGCGGAAAGGGATGTGCAATTTGCGTGCCGGACGTGGTTAAGCGCGATTAACCCTGAAAGCCTTATATTTCGGTCTTTTTGATGATGCCGGCCTGCGGCCTGCGGTCATTACGGCCGGAATATTCTGACTTGAGATAGGTTGTTTTTGCCTGCGCCAGAGTCTCAGCCCCGCCTTTGAGGCCGCGCTTTTCACCGCCCCCTAGGATTTGTGCCGTAAAGCCTGACTGTGCCTTCGCGCCTATGCGCTTACGCGGCTTGGGGCCTGTATCATGATCAATCACCGGCCCGACAGGAACCGGCAGATTAGATGTGTCGCGGGGTGAGGTCATGGGCGGTCTCAACATTCTGTTGGTGTGCACAATAGCTGATAATGGTGCCGACTTTATTAAACCCTGCTGGGCGCATGAAAAAGGGCCCCGCACACATATAGCTGTGCGGAGCCCTGTAAAATCAGTGGATGGTGGTTAAGCCTGAAAATTAACCTTTGGTAGCGAGGGCATCAATCTGCGCCTTCATGGCGGCCAGTTGTTTTTTCAGATCGTCCATTTCATGACTGTCTGCGGTAGGCTTAGCCTCAGACCCCTCCGAAGGGGCCTCTGCCGAAGCCGGTGCGCCTGCTGCCGTGGCCGCAAACGAGAACGGCGAGAACATGCGCATAGCCCGATCAAACATGGCTAAGTTCTGGGACACCTGCTCATCAAAATACCCCAGACCCGGCGCCCCGCCGAAAGCCTGAGAAAACTGCGAACGAAAACGCTCCTGCTGCTTGGCAAAGCCATCGAGCGACATCTCAAGGTAAGTCGGCAGCAGGTTTTGCATGCTGTCGCCGTAGAATGAGATCAACTGACGCAAAAACTGGATCGGCAGCAGGCTTTGGCCGTGGCTTTCTTCTTCGAAGATGATCTGCGCCAGAACGCCGCGGGTGATATCATCGCCGGACTTAGCATCATAAACGATAAAATCGACGTTTTGACGTACCATGTCGGAAAGATTGTCGAGGGTCACATAGGAACTGGTGGCCGTATTATAGAGGCGGCGGTTGGCATATTTTTTTATGACCACCTTATCGCCTTCGCCGCGTTTGGTTTTGGTCTTTCCTTCCGTCATCAGACGTATCTCCCGTTCATGCCCTTTAATCGAGGCGCTACCGCCCGCATAAGGTGTGGTTATTGTGAGCAGACTAGACCTTTTTTTGCTGTTGCGTAAAGCATTTTGGATGCAGTTGCGCGCAACCGGACATAAAATGCGGCAAAATCTTATATTCACTGATAAAAATGATGTTCGCAGTTGCAAAACTGCACATAAAATTTGCTCACAGGTTGTAAATATTCCGTAATAACAGGGCTTTTTCACGCAAAATCAGGTGACGAATGCTGCGGGATGTTGCAGGGTCGGCGACGTCCGCCGCAGGCTTATTCCGGCTTACGGCTCATGCCATTACTGTCTAAATTCCGATACACAAAGATGTGAAATCTATGAGCGGAATCAATGTGAAAGGATTTGCCCGCATGTCTGCCAAAACCGTGTCAGATGTCGTTATTGTTGCTGCCGCCCGCACGCCGGTCGGGTCATTTCTGGGTGGGCTGTCCAGCCTGTCGGGCGCGGAATTGGGGGCCTTGGCCATCAAGGGCGTGATCGAGCGCGC
Protein-coding regions in this window:
- the thrS gene encoding threonine--tRNA ligase, giving the protein MTIELIFPDGAKREFEAGTTGRAIAESLSKSLAKKAAIIKIDGEMLDLDRALDHGGKIEILTRDAPELLEVIRHDAAHLLAQAVQELFPGTQVTIGPSIDDGFYYDFAREEPFSLDDLPKIEKKMKELVDRDEKIVREVWDRQDAIKHFEEIGEAYKAEIIRDLPGTETITVYRHGDKWKDLCRGPHMPSSRFVGKAFKLTKLAGAYWRGDQNNAQLQRIYGTAWATEEELQAYITRIEEAEKRDHRKLGRAMNLFHMQEEGRGMVFWHPKGWMLYRTLEAYMRRRLDVAGYTEVKTPQVLDRTFWENSGHWDKYRANMFVCETVEGETLSLKPMNCPGHVQIFKVGLRSYKELPMRMAEFGACHRYEPSGSLHGLMRVRAFTQDDAHIFCREDQIVEETEKFVRLTKMIHSDLGMETAYINLATRPEVRAGSDEFWDKAEGMLLEAARKAGVEPVIAEGDGAFYAPKLDFIVKDAIGREWTCGTLQLDYVLPERLDAEYVAEDGSRQRPVMLHRAILGSFERFIGIMIENFAGKFPLWLAPVQIVVAPITSDANDYAESVAAKYRAAGLRVETDLRNEKINYKIREHSLAKVPVIAVVGRKEAETGEVALRHLGSDGQTILSVEASVAQLSADATPPDLKQA
- a CDS encoding glycosyltransferase family 2 protein, whose amino-acid sequence is MAAPSSSPVIAAPPSGVSVIMVAYHTGKILFDSIRDVLRDGAVAELILVDNGSTPEVERQLQALARADNRVTLLQGHGNIGFGRAVNLGAKSARQPWLVILNPDASLKGGTVDKLVAAAVGQPRPCIVGARVLNTDGSEQRGARRGEVTPVTTLVSLLRLERFVQGLEGFELHHHDKPLPDAPMAVPTISGACFAISKADFDKLGGFDPEFFLHVEDVDLCWRARKMGGIVLFHPHAEVVHEGHTSHVAPTFVEWNKGKGLVYFFNKRADTVWRKLYVWALGPLILMVSLLRSALRPRMKPEE
- a CDS encoding glycosyltransferase family 39 protein is translated as MSSKLIAAATQGLRGPLLAALVAFLVGLPCALIIPPLDRDESRFVQASSQMLESRDFININYQDGPRHKKPVGIHWLQAASVSLTSEVGAREILAYRWPSLLGAALAAFSLAWGGGALFDNRRGLKAGLILGISLLLSTEAFIAKTDAVLCGFVTLFMAALAQIYVAYRNRPANADPKARLKLGHLRLTFWLAFAASILIKGPIGPMIFLATAFTLIAWDKQAAKGDATKGNVDWFRHLGWSWGVALTVLLVGPWAIAITIATDGAFWGTAIGDDLAPKLVSGSEGHFAWPGTHTLMLPLMFFPGTFLLGGALQAAISRRIEPAIRFAICWFLPAFIIFEISPTKLIHYPLPTYGGLALLAAVSIGMVHKRWAKIMNMALGLFAGVVISWIAVTALTEFGTGAHPTVALTAVTLTVASALLIAAVGGFFLWKNHKAAGLLCLFLGGVGGHLGLITLASQLKPLWMSVNLENTLIETRTDPRLGLIPGPVATLGYAEPSFVFAMGTKTALLDNAQQAVAVVEQGRPIFVEAEHLKAFEAEMAKNNLKVRAITTVHGHNYSNGNEVAITLFRKQ
- a CDS encoding glycosyltransferase family 2 protein, whose amino-acid sequence is MPLAVSVVVAVQNEEGAVADVVRELKSVFDEGLGADGFELIFVDDKSSDGTVAQLRELQKTVPNLRVVLHEKNVGKSGGVRTGIISARTNIIAMMDGDGQNPAADVLRTAMKLLNAGPDVGLVAGERKRRQDTASKKWASRWANGIRKRMLNDGAEDTGCGIKAIRRDVFLRLPYFDNMHRYIPALVNREGYKTLFETVEDRLRTTGHSKYTNIGRLWVALSDLPGVMWLNRRYRHPGSTTEL
- the phaR gene encoding polyhydroxyalkanoate synthesis repressor PhaR produces the protein MTEGKTKTKRGEGDKVVIKKYANRRLYNTATSSYVTLDNLSDMVRQNVDFIVYDAKSGDDITRGVLAQIIFEEESHGQSLLPIQFLRQLISFYGDSMQNLLPTYLEMSLDGFAKQQERFRSQFSQAFGGAPGLGYFDEQVSQNLAMFDRAMRMFSPFSFAATAAGAPASAEAPSEGSEAKPTADSHEMDDLKKQLAAMKAQIDALATKG